The genome window CACCGATAGCTTCCAGTACTACCGCGAAAATCAAGAGATTTTTACCAAGTGGATCTTCCAGCATGGTGACGAACATCCTGTTATTAAAGATCACCATGAAAACCCCGAGGCCAATTGGTAACAAGCCCAGAATCCATGCCGACAGCCTGGTCTCAGAGGACAATGCCACCAATTCATTTTGCGAATACTCGCGATCCCGCATGAAGGCTGCCATACGTTCCAGCACAGTATCGGCACGCCCGCCAAAACGCAGCGCCACGCCTATGACGGCAGCAATCAACTCCAGCTCCTGCAGGCGAAATACCCGCGCTTTCTGTACCAGCGCATGTTCGAGATCCATCCCGGCCTGCACCAGCCGATTACTGCGATCCAGCAGTTCACGCAAAGGTTCTTCGGTAGTCAATACCGTTGCCTGGAATGCCGATTCCAGGCTATTGCCAACAATCGTCAACCTGACCATGGTGTCGAGGAAGGCCGGTAACTGTCGCACCATCTTTTGATGACGGCGTGTCGCC of Janthinobacterium sp. Marseille contains these proteins:
- a CDS encoding type II secretion system F family protein, translating into MSALTLWMVAVAILLLAGGIVLWQNAQLHQQQDATSAFVDQQIRSIEQPQLTSNGELEQPTMQKPRSEANRWGKFCLRAGIVTTPIFYMTLLVPGIVLTLLAAVFGGVLSAIGTIFLYGTLSYFRLWLKATRRHQKMVRQLPAFLDTMVRLTIVGNSLESAFQATVLTTEEPLRELLDRSNRLVQAGMDLEHALVQKARVFRLQELELIAAVIGVALRFGGRADTVLERMAAFMRDREYSQNELVALSSETRLSAWILGLLPIGLGVFMVIFNNRMFVTMLEDPLGKNLLIFAVVLEAIGAYWLYRLAKSI